The nucleotide sequence atagatttttttatcattggAAGGTTATGCTCTGTGTACAAGTTTTTGAATACTTATTCTGTATAATCTATCTATGTCTATATTGTTGTCATAGTTCCTGTCACCTGCTAAAGAGATGTGCTCTGCCTGCCTGACACCAGTTTACACAGTGGAGAAAATGGTGGCAGATAAACTAATCCTACATTACAGCTGCTTTTGCTGCAAACATTGTAAAACAAAGTTAAGGTGAGGACAAAGAACTGGAGATTTAGCTGTAATACTAAAATCAAACTTCTGATTCATAatgaaaatcacaaatatttgattacataaagatattttgttccAATCAAACCAGAGTATATCGATTCATGAAATTAAGATGTATGAAGTTACAAAATTTACTTTCAAAACTTGACATGCTTCTATTCATTTCAGCCTTCACAATTATTCTGCCCTTTATGGAGAATTCTACTGCACATCACACTACCAACAGTTATTTAGGAGAAAGGGGAACTATGATGAGGGTTTTGgtcacaaacaacacaaagacaacTGGCTTGCAAAAACAGAGGAACTTAAACCTGTTAACAAGTTTAGCTCAGCCCGTATAACAGAGCTCACACATGTTGATGGTCCTTTGGGGTTTTCTGCTGGTGTTTCCTCAACACGGcatagagaaagagaaacacaacacaaaagcagTGCTGACAACAGGAAAAAGCTTCAAATTAGTTGGCCACCTGAAAACAAAGGGGGAAAGCGCAGCAATGTTTCACTAAGCAATTCCTTAGCCTCAGGAAAGATTACCGACTGGTCATACCGAAACCATTCTTCTGCAAAATCTAGTTGTAGAAATTCTGGGCTGGATGAAACAGACACATCAGTTAATTTGTTAGATAATGTTCATGAGAAGTCACTCACTTCTTTCACAATAAAAGGTGGGAATAAAGCACCTCAGCCAGGAGTTCAATTTTTAAAGACGTTAGATTCATCTGTCCATTGTGAAACACAAGGTAGGGTCCCAAAGGCTGATACAATGACAAAACAAGACCGAAATTATGGAACCGTTAGACCAGATTCTGtgaaagaacacattttacCTGAGGTTGGAAATCTTAGCAGCACAACAAAAAAGACTGTTCGGTTTGCTCCAAATATAAACACGGATGTGAAGAATACCATGAATGTCCAGACTGATGAAGCTTCATCTGTAGTTCTTAAAGATGATGTAATGAACACAACTGAAGACCTGACAACATTAACATCTGACAAAGAAACTGCTGAGGAGCGTTTAGATGAAACCTTACACACTCGATATGACAATGACTCTTCAAAACACCCCATAGCTTCAGATGAAGTTCATTTACCTTTAAGCAATCTGgatgaaaaaacaaatgcagatGAGGAAAATATAAGCGAGCTACAAACAATCCCAAATCTCAGTGAACTACATGTAAAAGACACTGAAGCGTGTGAACAAGAGGTGTTTAAACCCAATAGCCAATGTGGAGGAGGTTTTGAAGAGGTTGTGGAGATAAAGAGTGAGGTGATTATTGGGACACAGACTAATACCAATGTGACCTCCACAAATCAAGAACCCACAGATTTCATTGCAGATGAATCGAAAGATCTCGATACGTTGGATACATCTCAAAAGAACAATGACAAATCCAATACAAAGGCTGCTGCTGAGAAAAAGCCAGTGGCTAAACCCAACAAAGGGTCCTGGTCAAAAGGAAAAAGCCCTCTTTCCAAACTCTTCACATCTCCTTCAAAAGGAAAAGAGAACAAGAGTGAGCAAAAATACGAAAGCAAGAGACCCGATGCCAAACCTAGAAATGTTTTGAGCCGGCTACTGTCATCCACCGAAACTGTGGTTACGGCCAGTGAGAAAGAGCAAGAACAAGATGGAGAAAAAGAAGCGAATGGGAAGACTGCATTGATTAAAGATAATATTACTTTATGTACTCCAACAGAAACTACAAAGACAGCATGTGAGAAGGAACAAGAGAAAGATGGAGGAACAGAAGAACATGCATTGATTCAAGATGAATTGACCTCTCAAATCATCCCTCATGATcccataaaaacaacacaacactcaCCTAATGATGCTCCAGAAAAACTTAATACAGACAAGAGTGAGCAAAAATACGAATGCAAGAGACCCGATGCCAAACCTAGACATGTTTTGAGCCGGCTACTGTCATCCACCGAAACTGTGGTTACGGCCTGTGAGAAGGAGCAGGAGCAAGATGGAGTAAAAGAAGCGTATGGGAAGACTGCATTGATTCAAGATAATATTACTTTATGTTCTCCAACAGAAACTACAAAGACAGCATGTGAGAAGGAACAAGAGAAAGATGGAGGAACAGAAGAACATGCATTGATTCAAGATGAATTGATCTCTCAAATCATCCCTCATGATcccataaaaacaacacaacactcaCCTAGTGATGCTCCAGAAAAACTTAATACAGACAAGAGTGAGCAAAAATATGAATGCAAGAGACCCGATGCCAAACCTAGAAATGTTTTGAGCCGGCTGCTGTCATCCACCGAAATTGTGGTTACGGCCTGTGAGAAGGAGCAAGAGCAAGATGAAGAAAAAGAAGCGAATGGGAAGACTGCATTGATTCAAGATAATATTACTTTATGTACTCCAACAGAAACTACAAAGACAGCATGTGAGAAGGAACAAGAGAAAGATGGAGGAACAGAAGAACATGCATTGATTCAAGATGAATTGATCTCTCAAATCATCCCTCATGATcccataaaaacaacacaacactcaCCTAATGATGCTCCAGAAATACTTAAAACAGACAAGAGCGAGGAACCCATCATTTTGATTGCATCATCAATAAAGCTTGATTCCACTCAACAACTCAAATCTCTTTCTGATGGTTTATCAGAGATTGATAACAGTGATGCTCTCATGGATTCACAAGAAAGCAGTCATATAAATCTCCCCATTCCAGGCACTTCCAATTCATCAATTCTTGAGGGCAGCGTAAACTCTTCTTCACTTCAGAATGAGGATACATCCAGTCTTCTTGATTCATCTGATGTGTTTACATCTCAAGTTGAACCGAGCCTTGACACAAATTCAGCCCTTTCTGATTCTAACACAGAATCGCTTGAAAACATCGGTTCATTCACAGATGCTGTTCATTGTGAGACTGC is from Triplophysa dalaica isolate WHDGS20190420 chromosome 3, ASM1584641v1, whole genome shotgun sequence and encodes:
- the xirp1 gene encoding xin actin-binding repeat-containing protein 1 isoform X2 gives rise to the protein MSFTLRRSQSLKTLSGGHSSWSTSQILLWDKRTSVSQLVQKYESCVDLTDVGREETWSKTSGLRRSNHAEIQESKVESLWRKYESFSASNPTLSKSISMDMLPQPDPAGANSQRTLFESKNALHRDYTSSPRLNIPPQAKMSPVSLMTSSGREQSYSSTHVTRSMKTHQMDKGFESTGRRTITEGHGYVTTRYPSGLNDEKRPFKTDLKESSYIQGRKQKFTSSPIPTLKERSAVYLSKVAASDASGSTEQTGSVTQEHGKKKQNKFLSPAKEMCSACLTPVYTVEKMVADKLILHYSCFCCKHCKTKLSLHNYSALYGEFYCTSHYQQLFRRKGNYDEGFGHKQHKDNWLAKTEELKPVNKFSSARITELTHVDGPLGFSAGVSSTRHRERETQHKSSADNRKKLQISWPPENKGGKRSNVSLSNSLASGKITDWSYRNHSSAKSSCRNSGLDETDTSVNLLDNVHEKSLTSFTIKGGNKAPQPGVQFLKTLDSSVHCETQGRVPKADTMTKQDRNYGTVRPDSVKEHILPEVGNLSSTTKKTVRFAPNINTDVKNTMNVQTDEASSVVLKDDVMNTTEDLTTLTSDKETAEERLDETLHTRYDNDSSKHPIASDEVHLPLSNLDEKTNADEENISELQTIPNLSELHVKDTEACEQEVFKPNSQCGGGFEEVVEIKSEVIIGTQTNTNVTSTNQEPTDFIADESKDLDTLDTSQKNNDKSNTKAAAEKKPVAKPNKGSWSKGKSPLSKLFTSPSKGKENKSEQKYESKRPDAKPRNVLSRLLSSTETVVTASEKEQEQDGEKEANGKTALIKDNITLCTPTETTKTACEKEQEKDGGTEEHALIQDELTSQIIPHDPIKTTQHSPNDAPEKLNTDKSEQKYECKRPDAKPRHVLSRLLSSTETVVTACEKEQEQDGVKEAYGKTALIQDNITLCSPTETTKTACEKEQEKDGGTEEHALIQDELISQIIPHDPIKTTQHSPSDAPEKLNTDKSEQKYECKRPDAKPRNVLSRLLSSTEIVVTACEKEQEQDEEKEANGKTALIQDNITLCTPTETTKTACEKEQEKDGGTEEHALIQDELISQIIPHDPIKTTQHSPNDAPEILKTDKSEEPIILIASSIKLDSTQQLKSLSDGLSEIDNSDALMDSQESSHINLPIPGTSNSSILEGSVNSSSLQNEDTSSLLDSSDVFTSQVEPSLDTNSALSDSNTESLENIGSFTDAVHCETASIDIKRSLGQGEPFEEIKRTSNGDAILSSSVNLNQETLNIFDSSESNIERPYGNILTSSNENETGVSSEVSDNTFAMIKMPAMDIFGENSTLDQTPAQQNFFDMMTNNDGHSQNPFQEIVTSQLAPNDFFDMISSESDPSTLSDTSNLFDQKSPESSLIQSDLNTVFDASATNLFDQSCSNVEQTKSTQMEAFDLFSAETDSSSVVFSQNSADPFFDPFSNYISANRNENTGTDTLNPETTQTDENPFGDFSGLEGPTEVAKTTESTLFDDIFSSIPAMAPAQDSSSKSDQTNTATNIVMPQNAENDWLSDFLS